A stretch of the Vigna radiata var. radiata cultivar VC1973A chromosome 7, Vradiata_ver6, whole genome shotgun sequence genome encodes the following:
- the LOC106766890 gene encoding protein CWC15 homolog yields the protein MTTAARPTWAPAKGGNEQGGTRIFGPSQKYSSRDIASHTTLKPRKEGQDTQDELKRRNLRDELEDRERRHFSSKNKSYDDRDHGKGSHLFLEGSRREIEDHIVARSVDADDSDVEVKSDDESDDDDDEEDDTEALLAELEQIKKERAEEKLRKERQEQEEELKVKEAELLRGNPLLNNPTSFNVKRRWDDDVVFKNQARGETKIAKRFINDTIRNDFHRKFLQKYMK from the exons ATGACTACCGCCGCTCGACCTACTTGGGCACCTGCAAAAGGGGGCAACGAACAAGGTGGTACTCGAATTTTCGGTCCCTCACAAAAGTACTCTTCTAGGGACATCGCATCGCACACCACTCTCAAGCCCag GAAAGAAGGGCAGGACACACAAGATGAGTTAAAAAGAAGGAACCTGCGTGACGAACTGGAAGATCGTGAACGGAGGCATTTTTcatcaaaaaataaatcttacG ATGACAGGGATCATGGAAAGGGTAGTCACCTGTTTTTGGAAG GATCAAGGAGAGAAATTGAAGACCACATTGTTGCTCGAAGTGTTGACGCAGATGATTCTGATGTTGAAGTTAAAAGTGATGACGAGAG TGACGATGATGACGACGAGGAAGATGACACTGAAGCATTGCTAGCTGAGCTTGAACAGATAAAGAAGGAAAGAGCAGAGGAAAAGCTACGCAAG GAACGACAGGAACAGGAGGAAGAACTTAAAGTGAAGGAGGCAGAGCTTCTGCGTGGAAACCCACTGCTGAATAATCCAACTTCTTTCAATGTGAAAAGAAG GTGGGATGATGATGTGGTGTTTAAGAACCAAGCCCGTGGTGAAACCAAAATAGCTAAGCGATTCATCAATGATACCATCAGGAATGATTTTCATAGGAAATTTCTGCAAAAATACATGAAGTAA